ACCCGGGTGAGGAGGACCCCCGCGTCGGCGACGAGGTAGCGGCCGGGTTCGATCGTCAGGCGGGCGTCGACCTCGCCCAGCGCCTCCCGGGTCGCCGCCCCGACCGCCGCGAGGTCGAGCGGCGCCTCGTCCTCGCGGTAGGGGACGCCGAAGCCGCCGCCGACGTCGACGAACTCGAGGGGGCCGACGGCCGCCGTCGCGCGTCCGGCGAGGTCGCCCATCCGCGCGAGGAACTCGCGGTGGGCGTCGAGGTCGTCGGCCGAGACGCCGGAGCCGACGTGGGCGTGGATCCCGACGATGTCGAAGCCACGGTCGGCGGCGGCTTCCAGGGTCGCGACGGCCCGCTCGGCGGGGACGCCGAACTTCGCGTCGGCGCCCGTGCGGACCTTCTCGTGGTGGCCCGCGCCGACGCCGGGGTTCACCCGCAGGCAGAGTCGGCCGTCGTAGCCGCGGGCCGCGAGGCGGTCGACCGTGTCGGCCGACCCCGCGGTGACGGTCAGCCCGGGGTGGTCGGCCCACGCCTCGACGATCCAGTCGAGGTCCGCCGCGGGCGGGTTGACCGGCGTGTACTGCACCCGGTCGCCGCCGGCACCGGCCGCGAGCGCGCGGCCGACCTCGCCGGCGGCGGCGCACTCGATCCCCGCGCCCTCGTCGAGCAGCGTTTCGAGGACGTCCCCCAGCGCGTTCGCCTTCGCGGCGTACGCGATTTCTGCGTCGGGGAAGGCGGCGGCGAGGCGGCGGTAGTTCTCGCGGACGCGGTCGAGGTCGAGGACGTACAGCGGCGTCCCGTACTCGGCCGCGAGGTCGCGGAGCGCGGCCGCGTCCCAGTCGGCGAGGCGGCGGACGGGCGAGTTCCCCGGGTCGACGCTCACTCCCTGAGCACCTCCTCGCGCTCGGTCGCGTCGAGGGTGCGGTCCTCGAGGGCGGTGGCGACGACGGCGGGCTTGTACGCGCCGCCGTCGAAGAGGTCGTGGTCGCCGACCGAGGACTCGACGAACCGGGTGAACGCCCGCCGCTCCGGCGGCAGGCGGCCGTAGCGCACCTCCTCGTCGACGAGGTCGTAGACGGGGATGCGCGGGGTCAGCAGGGTGTTCTCGCCGACGACGCTGTCCTCGCCGACGACGAACCCCGAGGTGACGCGACAGCCCGCGCCGAGCGAGACGCCGTCCTCGATCACGACCGGGGCGTCCTCGACGGGTTCGAGCACGCCGCCGATCAGCGTGTTGGCCCCCAGTTTGACGTTCTCGCCGATCTGGGCACAGGAGCCGACGGTGTCACAGGAGTCGACGAGCGTCCCGTCGCCGACGTGGGCGCCGACGTTGACGAACGCGGGGCTCATCAGGATGCAGTTCGCGCCGACGTGTGCGCCGCGGCGGACGACGGTGCCGTCGGGCGTGTTCCGCGTGCCGCGTTCGCCCCAGTCGCCCGTCGCCGCCAGCGGGAGCACGTCGTTGTACGCGACGCCGCCGTACTCGCGGGTCTCGGCCCGCCGGAGGCCGAAGTTCAGGAGGATGCCCCGCTTGACCCACTCGTTTGCGACCCACTCGCCGCCCTCGCGCTCGGCCGCACGGACCGCGCCGGCTTCGAGCGCGTCGAGGAACGCGTCGAGGGTCGCGCGCTCGGCCTCGCCGGCCGAGTCGGCGTCGACCTCGTCGTTCTCGTAGCGACGCCACAGTTCCGTCACGTCCCGTTCGAGCGCGGTCACGCGATCACCTCCGCGAAGTCGTACCGGCCGGGCGTCCGTCCCGCGATCCAGACCGCCGCGTCGACCGCGCCGGCGGCGAAGACGCCGCGGTCCTCGGCGCGGTGGGCGAGTCGCACCTCCTCGTGGTTGCCCGCGATGCGCACCTCGTGTTCGCCGGTGACGTCGCCCGCGCGCAGCGCGTGGACGCCGATCTCGCCGGCCTCGCGGGGCCGGTCGCCCTCGCGGCCGTGGGTCCGGCCCGCGAACTCCCCGCTGGCCTCGATCTCTTCCAGCAGGCGGTTCGCCGTCCCGCTCGGGGCGTCGCGCTTCCGGGCGTGGTGGGCCTCGACGAGTTCGACGTCGTAGCCCGGTAGCTGTCGAACCGCGTCGCCGACGACGTTCACGAGCGCCTGCACTCCGCGAGCGAAGTTCGGCGCGTGCAACACCGGCACCCGCTCGCTCGCCTCGCGGAGTCGGGCCCGCTCGTCCTCGTCGAAGCCGGTCGTCCCGGTGACGAACGCGACGCCCGCGTTCGCGCAGGCGTCGGCGTACTCGACGGCCGAGGACGGCCCCGTGAAGTCGATCACGGCGTCCGGGTCGCGCTCGTCGAGCAGCGGGCCGAACTCGGGGGCGGACTCGATCGCGACGCCCGCGACCGCCTCCTCGTCGGGGTCGCGGTTTACCGCGACGACGACCTCACAGTCCGCTCGCTCGCGTGCGGTCGCGAGGACGTCCCGGCCCATCCGGCCGGTCGCGCCGGTGACGCCGAGGCGGACCGTCATCGGTCCACCTCCGCTCCGGGTACCGAGTCGGCGTCGAGGGCGGCCAGCACCGCTTCGAGGTCCTCGCGGTAGTCCTCGGAGAGGCGGGTCAGCGGCGGGCGGAGCCGCGCCGGGCCGTAGCCGCGGATCGCCATCGCCTCCTTGACCGGGATCGGGTTGGTCTCGACGAACAGCGCCCGGAAGAGGGGGCCGAGTTCGCGGTGGATCGCGCGGGCGCGCTCGTAGTCGCCTTCGAGGGCCGCGCCGACCATGGCGACGGTGCGCTCGGGTTCGACGTTGGCGGCGACGCTGATCGTCCCCGTCCCGCCGACGGCGAGGACCGGGAGGGTGAGCGCGTCGTCGCCCGAGAGCACCGCGAACTCGCGGTCGGCGGTGCGCTCGACGATCTCGCCGATGGCGCCGAGGTCGCCCTCGGCGGCCTTGTAGCCGGCGACGTTGGGGTGGGCGGCGAGTTCGACGGCGGTGTCGGGGTCGATCGACCGGCCGGTGCGGGACGGGACGTTGTAGACGATCTGGGGCAGGTCGACGGCGTCCGCGATCGTCCGGTAGTGTTCGAGCAGGCCCCGCTGTTCGGGCTTGTTGTAGTACGGCGAGATGAGCAGCAGGCCGTCGGCGCCGGCGTCGGCCGCGCGCTCGGAGAGTTCGAGCGCCTCGCGGGTGTTGTTCGAGCCGGTGCCGGCGATCACGGGGACGTCGGAGACGGCGTCGACGACCGTCTCGACGACGCGAACGTGTTCGTCGTGGGTGAGCGTCGCGGACTCGCCGGTGGAGCCGACGGGGACGAGGCCGTCGACGCCCGCGGCTTCGAGGCGGCGGGCGTCGGCGCGGAGCGTTTCGAAGTCGATGCGTTCGTCGGCGTCGAACGGCGTACAGATCGCCGGGAAGACGCCGGTCAGGTCGATCGCTGGTGTCATGTCGTGTGGTGGGGTGGAGCCGTCGCCGGGGTCTCGGCCGGCGACTCGTCGGTAGTCGGCGCGCGTGCGGTCCGGACCGCGCCCGCGACGGGGGTGCCACTCCCGCCGCGAGCGCTCTCACGCGCGTTTTTTGGGAAAACGAGGGGTCGCGTCGCTCCCGGCGGCCCGAACCCGGACGGGAGCGACGCGGCGCATACGGTGGACACCGACCCGGGCCGACTTAGCGGTTGCGTCCGCCGCCATTCCTGCCGGTCGGTCGCCTCGCGGTACACTCCGGGCGTTTTATACTTCTCTATCGCCACCCGGCGGATACATGGCAGACCTCGGACTGCGACTCCGGATGCTGGTCGTCGGATCGATCCTGGCGGCGTTTTACCTGTTCGTCGGGATCGTCGGCCTGACGATCCTCGGCCCCGGTTCCTGGCCGCTGGTGGTGGTGCTCATGCTCACCTTCCCGGTGGTACAGTACAAGATCGGCACGTGGAGCGCCACCCGGGGGGCCGAGGAGATGCCGGAGACCGGACCGTACGGCGAGATCCACCGCGCGACCGAGTCCCTGAGCCGCGACATGGGAATCGAGAAACCCCGGCTGCTGGTCACGCGGATGGGCGTGCCGAACGCGTTCGCGACCGGCCGCCGCGGCGACGGCGTCGTCGTCGTCTCCGAGGAACTCGTCGCCCTCCTCGACCGCGACGAACTGGAGGGGGTCGTCGCCCACGAACTCGCACACATCAAGAACCGCGACGTCCTGCTGATGACCCTCGGGAGTTCCATCGGGATGATGGTCGGCTGGGCGGTCTACTTCGTGTACGCGTTCGCCGGCGACGAGAACCCCGGCGGCTTCCTCGCCGGCTACGCGCTCTCGGTCGTCGCGCAACTGCTCGTGACGGTCTTCGTGATGGCCATCTCGCGGTACCGCGAGTACGTCGCCGACGCCGACGCCCGGCGGGCGATCGGGGGCGGCGAGCCGCTGGCGCGGGCGCTCGAAAAGATCGCCCGCGGCGCCGAGGGCCGCGAGTCCCGCGTCGACGACAGCGTGAGCGCGCTCTGTATCTTCAACGCCGACCGGGGACTGTTGCAGACGCTGTTCGCGACCCACCCGCCGACCGAGAAGCGAATCGAGCGCCTGCGTCGCTGATCGGTGCGGCGAGCGCGGGAGGGAAGCGGTTTTGCCCCTCGCCCGCACACCGTTTCCTATGACGAACGTCCACCCGGGTCAGCGCGTCGCGATGCTCGTCGACGCGCAGAACCTCTATCACACCGCGCAGAGCATCTACACTCGTAACATCGACTACTCCTCGCTGCTCGAGGAGGGCGTCGGCGACCGCCAGCTAACCCGGGCGATCGCCTACGTCATCCGCGCGGACTCCCCCGAGGAGGAGAGCTTCTTCGACGCGCTGGTCGACATCGGCTTCGAGACCAAGATCAAGGACATCAAGCGCTTCTCGGACGGGACGAAGAAGGCAGACTGGGACGTCGGGATGAGCCTCGACGCGGTCACGCTCGCGAACCACGTCGACACGATCATCCTCTGCACGGGCGACGGCGACTTCTCGCGGCTGTGCTCGCACCTGCGCCACGAGGGCGTCCGCGTGGAGGTGATGGCGTTCGGGTCGTCGACCGCGGAGGAACTGATCGAGGCGGCCGACGACTTCGTCGACCTCGCCGACCGCCACGAGACGTTCCTGCTCTAGCCGGCGAGCGCCCGGTTCCGGGCGACCCCGACGAACAGCGCCGCGCCGGCGACGGCGACCGCCGCGAGCGCGAACAGCGAGACCGAGAGTGTCGAGTCGAGGACCGACGGGCTGACGAACGTCACCGCGCCGACCGCGACCAGCGCCAGCCCGAGCGAGACCTGCGTGACGTCCATACTGAGACTCACTAGCGAAGGGGATCGTATAGCTTTCCCTATTCACGCGCCGATGACACGTGGTGGCGTGTCACTATCGGCGGGCGCGAACGCCGGTCGAAGGGCTTTCGATCCGCCGCCGCCAACGCCGGCCAATGAGCGAGTCAGCCGACGGGAGCGCGGACCTCCCGACCATGCGGACCATCGCGGACTACCAGTTCGGCGCGGGCGCCGGCGCGGCGCTGTTTCCCCCCGACGAGCGCGCGGCGATCACGATCAAGCGGACGACGTCGGGCCGGCCCCAGCAGGTCCACGCCGACGACGGCCGGATCGTCTCGTTCGGCACCGACGGCCGGTTCACCCTCGGGCTGGAGGGCGGCCGGCGGCTGGCGGCGGCGCTCGACCCGCCGGCGTACCGCGTGGTCGTCGACGACGAGAGCGAACCGTTCGTCCGCGACGGCAAGAACGTCTTCGCGAAGTTCGTCCGCGGGGTCGACCCCGCGGTGCGGCCGGGCGACGAGGTGCTCGTCGTCCACGAGCGCGGCGACCTGCTCGCGGTCGGCCGCGCGGAACTCGACGCGGGCGCGATCGAGGACTTCGAGACGGGGATGGCGGTGTCGGTCCGGGAGGCCGCGCCCGCCGACGACTGACCGCCGTTACCGGATCGCGCGCGAGACCGCAGGGTAAAAGGTCGCGCGTGGCGACGTACCGGGTATGTTCGGAGGAGGCGGCGGACTCAACCCGCGCAAGATGGAACAGATGATGAAGCAGATGGGGATCGACGTCGACGAGATCGACGCCGAGGAGGTCGTCATCCGCACCGACGAGCACGACCTCGTCTTCACCGACCCCGACGTGACGAAGATGGACGCCCGGGGTCAGGAGACCTACCAGATCATCGGCACGCCCGAGGAGCGCGAACGCGGTGCCGCGAGCGCAGACGAGGGCGCGGCCGACGCCGACGCGGGCGCCGGGGTCGACGAGGGCGACGTCGAACTCGTCGCGACCCGCACCGGCGCGAGCGAGGCGGAGGCCCGCGAGGCCCTCGAACGACACGACGGCGACCTCGCGGCGGCCGTCGCGGACCTCGAGTGAGCGTGCACGCGCCGGTCTTGCTGGTCCGCGACGACCGGGAGTACCTCGTCCGGCCGGGCGAGGAACTGGGCACCGACCTCGGGGTACTCGAGGTGCCCGCGGACGTCGAACCCGGCGACGAACTCGAGACCCACCTCGGCAACGAGTTCCGCGTCCGCCGACTCCGCGGCCCGGACCTCTTTCATCACTTCGAGCGGACGGGCGCGCCGATGGTGCCCCGCGACGTCGGCCTCGTGATCGGCGAGACCGGCGTCGGCGTCGGCGACCGCGTCCTCGACGCCGGCACGGGAACGGGCGTACTCGCCGCCTCGATGGCCCGCGCCGGCGCGTCGGTCGTCACCTACGAGCGCGACCCCGAGTTCGCCGACGTCGCCCGCGAGAACATGGCGCTCGGCGGCGTCGCCGAGGACGTCGACGTCCGGACGGGCGACCTGACCGAGGAACTCGACTCGCTCGCCGCCGGCGACCCGTTCGACGTGCTCACCCTCGACACCGGCGACGCGCCGGCGGCCGTCGCCCGCGCTTCCGACCTGCTCGTCGACGGCGGCTTCGTCGCCGTCTACAGCCCGTTCGTGGAGACGAGCCGCGAGGTCGTCGAGGCCGCCCGCGAGGCCGACCTCGCGGACGTGCGCACGCGCGAGACGATCCAACGCGAGATGGACTTCGACGACCGCGGTTCCCGCCCGTCGACGGCGCCCGTCGGTCACACGGGCTACCTGACGGTCGCGCGCAACGAGTGAGCGGGTCGCGGCGATCGGTCGATTCTCGCTGGCTCCGCCGCGACCGCGCTCGCGTTCCGTTCTCAGTCGCGTTTCCGGGCGCCAAGCGAGAGGCTCTGCACGCCGTACCGCTGGCAGGCGTTCGCCGCTCGCTCGGAGACGAACTCGTAGTCGTCGTTCTCCGCGACCGCGCCCACGTCGAAGCCCGCCGCCTCGATCAGGTCGGTGTAGCTGTCCACCTGCTCGGCGCCGCCGATGCAGGCCGCCCACAGGTCCGCGTCGTTCTTGATGCGTTCCGGTAGCCGTTCGTCGCTGACGATATCCGAGAGGGCGAGTCGCCCCCCGGGCCGCAGCACCCGCGCGGCCTCCTCGAAGACCCGATCCTTCTCGGCGGAGAGGTTGATCACGCCGTTGGAGATCACCGCGTCGAACGACTCGTCCTCGAACGGGAGGTCCTCGACGTACCCCCGACGGAACTCGACGTTGTGGAAGCCGTTCTCCGCGGCGAGGTCGCGGGCCTTCTCGACTTGCGCCGCGGTCATGTCCACGCCGGCTACCGTCCCGGTCTCGGTCACGTGCAACCCCGCGACGAACGCGTCCGTCCCCGACCCGCTCCCGAGGTCGAGGACCGCCTCGCCCGGTTCGAGAGCCGCCACGTCGAAGTGATAGCCGACGCCCGCGAACGAGTCGACCGCTTCGTCCGGGACGGCGTCCAGATCGGCGGGGTCGTAGCCGAGGCGCTCGGCGAGTTCCCGGCCGGTCTCGAAGTGAAAGTCGGCGTCGGCCGACGTCGCGACGTCGCGGTAGATCGAGGTGACCTCGCGTTCGAGTTCGTCCGTGTCGAGTGATTCGTTCATCGGTGCTCAGTCGTCGCCCGCCACCTGTGCGGGCGTGTTGATGCTCATATCGACGTCCTGACCGAGCGAGACGAGCGTGTAGACCGGCGCTCGTCGGGCCCACTCGTCGATCAGTTCCTCGTCGAGGTCCGGTCCTTCGATCTCGATCTCGGCGGTCAGGTTCTCGAAGACCGAGTCGGCCTCCGCGAGTTCTGCGAGGCTAAAGAGGACCGCCGGGTCGAAATCGGTCCGCACGCGCGTCTGGAGCCGTTCGATCTCGACCCCGTTGGCGGCGGCGTTGATCGTGATGCCGACGTTGATGCAGGCGGCGAGCGCCGACAGCGCGGCTTCGACCGGCTCTATCCGGTCGGTCGCGCCGATCCACCCGCCGGCCTCCATCACCTCCTTCCAGCCGCCGTAGGGGATAGTGTACTCGCGGGTCTCGCGGGCGATCGTCTCGCCGCCGAGCTGGTAGCTGTCGATCTTCGCCAGGCTGTGTGCGGCCGTCCCCTCGTAGGTCGCGGACGCCCCGAGGCCGAGTCGGACCGCGTCGGGGTCCTCGGCCGCGTGTTCGGCAAACCCCGCGAGCGTTTCGCGGTCGATACCGTGTACGATTTGCTGGTCGTCGGTCATTGTCTGTTACCTCCCGGCCGGAGACGCTACGGAGGCGCCGATATTGTAGCTATTTTGTGACGTCTCGGCGGTTGCTGGCGCTCCTGCACTCGGTGCAAACGACGCACCGACTGCCGTCCCGCTTCCCGGTCGACGCCCCACATCACGGAGAACGCGACGGAGGCCCGCCGGCCGGCGTCTCGTCCCCGGGACCGTCACTCGGGGATCTGCCCCGGTTCGACCGGTCGAGCCTCGGGCGTGTAGCGGTCGTAGACCGACTGCGCCCACTCGCGGACCGCCGGGACGTCGGTATCGATCAGCGCCTGAACCGTTCCGCTGTCCTGCTCGTAACAGCTGATGGTGACGCGCTCGTCGAGGAGCCCGATTCCGTGTGGCGGGAGGTCCTCGTGTTCCAGCACCGTGAAGTTCTCCCGCTGGAGCATCTCCGAACTGCGCTCCGGGTACGTAGAGAAGAAGTACGTGTGGCAGTTCGGCCGGTCGATCAGCGTGACGTCTACGCCGTCGTCGACCACCCGATACAGGGCGTCGAGACAGGGCTCCATCAGCGCGACCTCGGGGCGAAGGAACCGTAACGTAGTCGTCTCCCGCAGGAGCGACTCGAATCGGTTTACCGGACGGTACGGAACGTCGGGTTCGGCGACGGTGACGGTGAGATCCGCCCACGTCTCGATCGGGAACGCGCCGACCTCGTCGGGGAGCCAGTGCCAGACGTCGCGCAACTTTCGCTCGGTTTCGACCCGTTCGAGCAGCTCCTCTACCCCGGCTGCGATCGCCTCGCCCAGCCGGGTTGCCAGGTACTGGTATCCGTCTTTGCGGATCCAGATCCGGTCTTCGAACTCGTCCAGCGTCCGTCGCATCGTGGACGGGGAGACGCCGGTCAACTCGCAGAGTTCGGGGCGGCTTCGCGGACGCTCGGTCAGTGCGACGAGTGTCGGGATTCGGTGTCTGGACCGCGCGAGATACGCGATATCACCGGTTGGCGAGTCGTCGGGGTAGTGTTCTATGTCATCCGTCCCCATGGTGGGCGTACACAAAGTAGCACGAAAACTGTGGGCCCCTCTCATGCGACGACCGAACGTTACGAGTACCCGAGACTTTCGACCCCGGTGTCTCACGACGGGGTCGCCAC
The Salinilacihabitans rarus DNA segment above includes these coding regions:
- the lysA gene encoding diaminopimelate decarboxylase; amino-acid sequence: MSVDPGNSPVRRLADWDAAALRDLAAEYGTPLYVLDLDRVRENYRRLAAAFPDAEIAYAAKANALGDVLETLLDEGAGIECAAAGEVGRALAAGAGGDRVQYTPVNPPAADLDWIVEAWADHPGLTVTAGSADTVDRLAARGYDGRLCLRVNPGVGAGHHEKVRTGADAKFGVPAERAVATLEAAADRGFDIVGIHAHVGSGVSADDLDAHREFLARMGDLAGRATAAVGPLEFVDVGGGFGVPYREDEAPLDLAAVGAATREALGEVDARLTIEPGRYLVADAGVLLTRVNTVKEASGTTVVGVDAGMTTLLRPAMYDAYHPIRNLAADADGRAERAQTVAGPICESSDVFCEDRDLPASERGDVLALGNAGAYGYEMASRYNSRPRPASAVVDGGEARLSRRRETVADVTRVEREADADPADPYGEVPR
- a CDS encoding 2,3,4,5-tetrahydropyridine-2,6-dicarboxylate N-succinyltransferase, producing MTALERDVTELWRRYENDEVDADSAGEAERATLDAFLDALEAGAVRAAEREGGEWVANEWVKRGILLNFGLRRAETREYGGVAYNDVLPLAATGDWGERGTRNTPDGTVVRRGAHVGANCILMSPAFVNVGAHVGDGTLVDSCDTVGSCAQIGENVKLGANTLIGGVLEPVEDAPVVIEDGVSLGAGCRVTSGFVVGEDSVVGENTLLTPRIPVYDLVDEEVRYGRLPPERRAFTRFVESSVGDHDLFDGGAYKPAVVATALEDRTLDATEREEVLRE
- the dapB gene encoding 4-hydroxy-tetrahydrodipicolinate reductase; the protein is MTVRLGVTGATGRMGRDVLATARERADCEVVVAVNRDPDEEAVAGVAIESAPEFGPLLDERDPDAVIDFTGPSSAVEYADACANAGVAFVTGTTGFDEDERARLREASERVPVLHAPNFARGVQALVNVVGDAVRQLPGYDVELVEAHHARKRDAPSGTANRLLEEIEASGEFAGRTHGREGDRPREAGEIGVHALRAGDVTGEHEVRIAGNHEEVRLAHRAEDRGVFAAGAVDAAVWIAGRTPGRYDFAEVIA
- the dapA gene encoding 4-hydroxy-tetrahydrodipicolinate synthase: MTPAIDLTGVFPAICTPFDADERIDFETLRADARRLEAAGVDGLVPVGSTGESATLTHDEHVRVVETVVDAVSDVPVIAGTGSNNTREALELSERAADAGADGLLLISPYYNKPEQRGLLEHYRTIADAVDLPQIVYNVPSRTGRSIDPDTAVELAAHPNVAGYKAAEGDLGAIGEIVERTADREFAVLSGDDALTLPVLAVGGTGTISVAANVEPERTVAMVGAALEGDYERARAIHRELGPLFRALFVETNPIPVKEAMAIRGYGPARLRPPLTRLSEDYREDLEAVLAALDADSVPGAEVDR
- a CDS encoding M48 family metallopeptidase, translating into MADLGLRLRMLVVGSILAAFYLFVGIVGLTILGPGSWPLVVVLMLTFPVVQYKIGTWSATRGAEEMPETGPYGEIHRATESLSRDMGIEKPRLLVTRMGVPNAFATGRRGDGVVVVSEELVALLDRDELEGVVAHELAHIKNRDVLLMTLGSSIGMMVGWAVYFVYAFAGDENPGGFLAGYALSVVAQLLVTVFVMAISRYREYVADADARRAIGGGEPLARALEKIARGAEGRESRVDDSVSALCIFNADRGLLQTLFATHPPTEKRIERLRR
- a CDS encoding NYN domain-containing protein, with product MTNVHPGQRVAMLVDAQNLYHTAQSIYTRNIDYSSLLEEGVGDRQLTRAIAYVIRADSPEEESFFDALVDIGFETKIKDIKRFSDGTKKADWDVGMSLDAVTLANHVDTIILCTGDGDFSRLCSHLRHEGVRVEVMAFGSSTAEELIEAADDFVDLADRHETFLL
- a CDS encoding PUA domain-containing protein; the protein is MSESADGSADLPTMRTIADYQFGAGAGAALFPPDERAAITIKRTTSGRPQQVHADDGRIVSFGTDGRFTLGLEGGRRLAAALDPPAYRVVVDDESEPFVRDGKNVFAKFVRGVDPAVRPGDEVLVVHERGDLLAVGRAELDAGAIEDFETGMAVSVREAAPADD
- a CDS encoding nascent polypeptide-associated complex protein, with protein sequence MFGGGGGLNPRKMEQMMKQMGIDVDEIDAEEVVIRTDEHDLVFTDPDVTKMDARGQETYQIIGTPEERERGAASADEGAADADAGAGVDEGDVELVATRTGASEAEAREALERHDGDLAAAVADLE
- a CDS encoding methyltransferase domain-containing protein; its protein translation is MHAPVLLVRDDREYLVRPGEELGTDLGVLEVPADVEPGDELETHLGNEFRVRRLRGPDLFHHFERTGAPMVPRDVGLVIGETGVGVGDRVLDAGTGTGVLAASMARAGASVVTYERDPEFADVARENMALGGVAEDVDVRTGDLTEELDSLAAGDPFDVLTLDTGDAPAAVARASDLLVDGGFVAVYSPFVETSREVVEAAREADLADVRTRETIQREMDFDDRGSRPSTAPVGHTGYLTVARNE
- a CDS encoding methyltransferase domain-containing protein, with product MNESLDTDELEREVTSIYRDVATSADADFHFETGRELAERLGYDPADLDAVPDEAVDSFAGVGYHFDVAALEPGEAVLDLGSGSGTDAFVAGLHVTETGTVAGVDMTAAQVEKARDLAAENGFHNVEFRRGYVEDLPFEDESFDAVISNGVINLSAEKDRVFEEAARVLRPGGRLALSDIVSDERLPERIKNDADLWAACIGGAEQVDSYTDLIEAAGFDVGAVAENDDYEFVSERAANACQRYGVQSLSLGARKRD
- a CDS encoding OsmC family protein, which gives rise to MTDDQQIVHGIDRETLAGFAEHAAEDPDAVRLGLGASATYEGTAAHSLAKIDSYQLGGETIARETREYTIPYGGWKEVMEAGGWIGATDRIEPVEAALSALAACINVGITINAAANGVEIERLQTRVRTDFDPAVLFSLAELAEADSVFENLTAEIEIEGPDLDEELIDEWARRAPVYTLVSLGQDVDMSINTPAQVAGDD
- a CDS encoding helix-turn-helix transcriptional regulator, with the protein product MGTDDIEHYPDDSPTGDIAYLARSRHRIPTLVALTERPRSRPELCELTGVSPSTMRRTLDEFEDRIWIRKDGYQYLATRLGEAIAAGVEELLERVETERKLRDVWHWLPDEVGAFPIETWADLTVTVAEPDVPYRPVNRFESLLRETTTLRFLRPEVALMEPCLDALYRVVDDGVDVTLIDRPNCHTYFFSTYPERSSEMLQRENFTVLEHEDLPPHGIGLLDERVTISCYEQDSGTVQALIDTDVPAVREWAQSVYDRYTPEARPVEPGQIPE